ATAACAAGACAACAGACTGGGAAAGAAAGGTAAGGaacatggaagcttgctgtaAGATGACTAGAAGAAAGGATCAGGAAGGGTCAGAGAGTGCACGCTTATGACAAAAAAATAGGGGGGGAAACTCTTAATTTCAAATGGAACACAAAGAGTTCAAGGCAATGTACCAGGAGCAGTCTGAATGTGAAAGGGCTGAAACACACCCACTGTTATTAGTATTGAAGCTGCGAATCGCCACTGTggaatggcaggtgaatttcctccaggccaggctggattctggagatttttgttggagggGTGACTTGGGCATGAGAtcggagtcactgtgggtgggtaggtagttgtgaattcctgcattctgcagggggttggactagaccctggaggtcccttccaactctaggattcggaTTCTTTTATAATGCAGAGTAGGGATAGAAGCAATATAAGCATATAAGAACATGCTGTTGACACGAAGAGGTGATGAGATGTGTAATATGGAATATTTAGTAATTatggaaataaataatattgGGGTAAAACAGGCTAGTTATAACCTTCAGAAATTAGAATAGCGGAAGTAAAGATTATGAGGAGGGGGATGCTGGAGAGAAATTTTGTGCTTTATTTTATATACCCTGCAGCGTATAGTAATTTTTGaataatgtgattttttaaaatagattagATGTAacccctttcctttttttggtATCCGTCTGCtaattattttttcttccttccgGCTGTATTACATCTAAGAATGCTGGAAGCCTCTCAGCCCAGATTCCAGAAATACCCACTGCTGATGTCCAAGGGAGTGGGCCCAGCCACGGAGTCCGGGTAATCGGTGCTGGTATTCCGGAGGCTTGGCGGGCTCTCTGCTGGCGGGCACCTGGTGCCGACACTCTGAAGATCGGGGGGTCCTTCTTCGTCCAAGTGGTTCATCATGCTGTCGAGCTGCCCGACGGGGGGTGGCCACGGAAGCTCCTTGATCCCTTCGATCTCGACTGGGCGAGCCGTttaggagaggaaagaaaaaacactGTGTTGGAATACGCCCGATCTGCGGGGTGCATAATTCGACAACTTATGAAGATGTTGATGTAGCATATTCAGATGCTGAAGAACATTTCCTGGCGTTTTTCAAATACTCGCCTCCTGTGACCcgattggctcagtgggagacgtcctgctcctttgagcacacttcctcttgAAGacgttagtcagttagactgttagagctacctctctcctctctcttcacAAAGTTGCTtgtattctcaataaagcttttttattctttaagcagccagtgtgccccctccccctggcatatttcaactctgccaacataTTGAAGGGAGGAGGCTTGCCTAGCTGATAGTAAACTTGTTGAGCACCGCAATGCTCTGAGCAGGGGAACAAGGGCCGTCGCACACAGATGGTGCTCTGTCCTCCGGCCAAGAGAACGGGGCATTCTCGGCAAGCAAAGGCCACGAGTTAACTGATTTGCAGTAAGTCGGATGGAACAAGCAGGATTCAATTCCCGCTTATCTGGGGTGACTCATGGCATggaaagaaaacagatttttaaattaaGGCTTTTTCCCGTTTAAAATGACCTAACCCTCTTTGAGTCCTCGCGATCAAGAGAAAAGAGGCAGGGAAGTGTTACATCAGTTGGACGTACCGGCAAAAACTCTGGAGATCCGGTCCTTTTTCCACTCCCAGGGCTGGTCATATTCCTCGGGTGGGCGTTCgtcatcctctggcagccaagaATAGCGAAACGGGATGCCGGGCAGGTGCTCGCTCTCTGCTTGCGCCTCCCTCTCGCACACTTCGTATGGCGTGTCATATAAGTGCAAGGGCTGGGCGGCCACTGAGCTGTCGTCGGGATCTCTCTTCTGAACTTCTGGGAGCCAAAAAGGAAAGGGGGCCCGTTACATCCCTTCCGTCTTTCAGTCAGGAACAAATTCTGAGCCAACGTCTCACAGCGGTGCTTGAACCAGAGACCCTCTTGTGGGCTGGCCCCAAACCGGGCAACAATAACGGGGACCCAGATTCTGACTTGGATCCACATTTTAGCGAtgaacagaggcagtttgccatggcctgcctatGCAAAGCAACTTCgcagggggtctcccatccaagtcctaaccggggctgaccctgcttagcttccaggatctgatgagactgggcctTCCAAGGGAAGTGACACCCTTCTGTGTGCAttgaattctgcttaggatgtcaCTATAAGCATGCAACTTCAGAGCGACCCAACCACATCAGAGAActtaatcttccttccttccttccttccttccttcaattctCCCAGTCCCCCAACTCCCACAGACAGATATACCTCGGGGTATGTGCATTAAAGGAGCCACCTAGATCTTATTCCATCAAAAGCGGATTCACTAGTTGCCTTCCCTCCACGTTAAATCATGGGACGGAGAAAGGCTACATCCCTGCTGCCTGTTCCGTACTTCGGAAACTTAAGTTCCGACCAGCCCTTATTCTGGCAGCCTCAAAGCGGAAAAGGGGCACTTTACCGGCCAGTATCTTCTGCGCTTCGTACGGTTCCATGTAGCCTTCGTTCTTCACCTTGTCCGGCTCCCCGGCTGTTTCAGTATCAAAGGGATCCGCATAGTCCTCCAGAGCTACCGTCTGAAAGCAAGAAAATGACCCGAACAGTTGGGAAAGGAGGACTCTGGGTCAGAAATCTGCTTCCCCATCTCTCAGAGCGGGGCGATCCAGGTCCTGGGTGTTCTCCCCACATCTAGAGCACTGAACTTCTCTACCTTACAAAGTTGTTGTTAACAGAGTCTCCTACAGAAAGCTATTTTTGACCATGCCAAAAAAATGCTActgattattattttattcaaaGGTGGTAGTAGTAATTAGCTCAGACCAGTACTTAATTAGGCGTGATTACTCAGACATAAGCATCCCCTTTCATTGAGGATAACACTCAGTTGATCTTAAGGATGCTACCagattcaaacttggttctaGGTGATCAACCTTTGTCTACCTATAGCAAAGCTCCCAGTTCAAAGGCACAAATTCCCTTGGGAGCAACGCCCTTTCTCCAAACACACAACCCAGGAAAGCCCCTTCCACCCGcctaccctgcaaggttgttgtgaaccCCGCAACGCGCCGCTGAGCGGCTCAAAAAGCAAACCAGCAAAAAGGTGCAATACTGTATTGCTCGCTCTCATTCCGCACAGGCCGGATGAGCCGCTCCCAATGCCTGTCAGAAGCAGGCTGTCTTGATCCGCACAGGGAAACCCACCAGACCCACTCCGCACATGTGAGATCAGGCGCTTTCAATGCACTCCCGAAGcaggttttcctgttccgcacagaaaACCCCAGCTGCAAAGAAACACTGAAAGTGCCTTCCCCAACATGTGCTGCGCAAAAGCACCAGTGGCGCGCGTTTCCCCGGGACCCAAAGGCCAGCCGGGAAAGGCAAGCGCGGCCAAGGGCGCTTACTCGCGAGTAGCGCCGCGCAGCCCCTCCCCTGCCGAGCCCCATTGTCTGcgcggggatggagggagggaaaacGGGGCGCTGCCGACCTGGTCCTGCGGGCGCTGGCCGGGGCGGAcgaggcggcggctgctgctgcggcgGCCGGGGCTGGAGGGGGCGCCGGGGGCGGCGTAGGGGTCCTCGAAGTCGCGCTCCCGCTGCAGCCGGTAGGCGGCCACCAGGTCGGGCTGCTCGGGCGGCGGCGCGTAGTcgggctgcggcggcggcggcttcccgCCCCGGAGGAGCAGGCGGTCGCGGAGCCAGCGGGCCATGGCCGCACGCCTCCCGGCCGCCCGGCTCTCCCTGCGCCCGCCCATCGCCCCGCCCGCCACCCAGCCTCCCACCCCCGGGCTCCCGGCCGCTTCtcccccggcggcggcggcggcgcgcacGCCTCTCCCGCGCACGTGCGAAAGAGAaggaaagttgggttttataccccgctttcactACCCGCAGGGCCATCCTCGCACGGTCCGATCTCAAAGTGTCCGCGCCTCTCCCGTAGTGAGAGAGGGAGAACAGCGGGCTACAAGTGATGGAAGGAATAAATAGCGGTTTACAATTCAGTGATTaagcatttctccccaatggagaagTGCCAAGCCGTAGCGCTCtaggtgtctatggactacaattcccatgcgcccgtGCCGGCAGCGTGCCCtggagatgctggcaggggctcgtgggaattctagcccgtgaacatctggagcgccacagtttggccatccccgcAATGTCCCAGcgtgcctttatttatttttgtattattattactattgtttatAGAGCACCCTTCTccgcaagcaggcttggggcagtttacaaaacggtttttttgtttgtttgtttgtttcgttGCAGAAATAGCCCCATTGCAGATGTGTGTGCCTGCTGCAGGTTGCAGGCTTTCCCCACATTGAGCCCTAGCTGGCATTGTATAACTAAAATATGGGACAGGAGGCCCGATGAGAGTAGGGCAAAAGCATAGTAGAAAGAGAAAATTATCTGGAACCGCAGAAAtgctataaataaatagatgaatagATGAGAGAGAGGGACGGACAGACAGAGTAGATGATAGAGGCAAGCTGTGACCTTTGGTAAAAACAAAGAGGAGCATgagggtacacacacacacatcaggcctCTGGGGATAATCTATTAATTTCTGAAATTCAAAATAGTTTCCTTTATATCAGTCATAGATAATGGAGCACAAGGCAATGAAATCCACAGGGCTGCAGCATCCAAATAAACAGCGCAATAAGGTTTCCAGCACAGATGTGCAAAATAGTCATTCCTGTTCTTATTTAGAATTAAAATCGTGGTTTAGAAAACATGGCTCTATTTGCACCTTGGGTAAAATACTGGGATGGCTGCCGCTGATTTCCCTTCTTAACTAATAATGCTTCTCTGAATGAAGCCTGTAGCTGACCGCGGTACTGGACAAAGGCCTTGGTGAAAACAATAATCCCTTTTcagctaaattaaaaaaaaaaaattagatccaCTCCTGCCGTGACTCGGATTCGAACCGAGGTTGCTGCGGCCACAACGCAGAGTACTAACCACTATACGATCACGGCGTGCTACCGAGGATCTGAGAAAAACAGCTGGCAGGCTCTCCTATCAAGATGAGCAGTATGTGACGTCAGGGTGATTTAAACAATGATTGGTCGCCTCGTCTCTTTGTCCCACCCTTTGCAATGCCACCTTCTATACGTATGCGCTCCGTCGCGATTACTGACCAAACGCGCTTGCGCTCTACGACCATCCCCCGTTTCACAGACATATGTGGAACCGTCGCGCACGCGCAAACCTTCACTTTAGCGCGTTCGGTTCGAAACAAAGGGGGGAGGATTTAAAAAGTGATGCGAGCCGCAACATGCCAAAACATAAAAACTGCCCACATAAAGTTGGACCGAGACCAGAACGAAGGACAGGATAAATTTCCAGCAAAAAACGAAAACCCTCTAAAATTGAGAGAAAAGCGCTGCCGCTCTATCCCTTGAGAACTCTATCGTTCACTCCCCTCGCACACATCCTTTTCTTATTAGTTTACACCGGAAGTTCCATTGAGGACATCAGATGATGCCGGAAACAGGATATAAACTTCGAGTCGGTGATGAGTGCGCATGCGTATGAAATATCCCCCCTCTTCTGTTACAACAGCTTCTCCCCCTTAAACTGCCACGCGCGCGCGAGGCGGGGCCGTTAAGGTGAAGGGGCGGGGctcagaggagggggagagcgcGAGATAGCGACGCATGCCCAATCTGTCCTGCTGTCCTCGGTTCCCGAAACGATGGAGGTGGGGCCTGGTTGTCTGCGCCCTCTAGACAAAATGCCAAATTGAGCATTCCTTCCTGGAGGTGGTACAGTCCTGCCAGGGACTACACTGCAGGGCTAGTTTGTACATTAAGCAGAATCTGGGGATATTGCAGCTTTCCCCCAGAGCATAACTTCTGCAAAGGTTTtactgggtggggaggagaaatataCTAAATCCCAgaggattttcaaggaaagagacattcgggggtggttggccattgcctgcccctgtgtatgACTATGCTATTTAGGAAAAAAACGTGAATtatttcctgggtggtctcccttccaaatactagccagagccaaccctgcttagctgctgagatctgccAAGGCTAAGCTAAAGTTACACTTCCCTGCATTGAGAAAATTAGTGTCTCAGGCGGACAGGTTAGTTTACCTAATGGCCATGATGTCATGGCCTTCATACAAAACTACACAGCTAGGAGTGTTGCCTGTGGTCCGCAGCACTGGTTTTACccgtacaacaaccctgcaaggtagaaacTGACCTAAGTTAGTGAATCTCCCAAGCCAGTTCAGCCAATCAGCTTTGTGGCAGAATGGGGAAAGAGGGTTTGGGTGGCCTTTGGCTGCGTCCCGCTCAGGCCCTCCAACAAAACATGCCTCTTTGAAAACCCGGGATGGCAGTAAAGTAGCTGCCCCGTGGCGTGGAAGCCACACAGAAGCATTTCTAGTGGCTTCCGTAGGCTGGCAAATAAGCACGGCTTTGAAGTGGCACATCTTGATACAGATTTCATGCGAGAGCCGCATGAAAAGCGGGAGTGGTACAGTCCTCTGAGAGGACTGCATTGCTTCAGTCCGTGATCTTTGCTATAACTGCATTTTGACAGGATACAGAGATTAATCTTGAGAGTGCTGACCAACCTGTGACTGAAGAAGAAAGCAGTCCAGAAGGCAATGCATTCGTGACCAGGTAGGGCAAGTTATCctggggctgccagcctccagggggagcctggagatctcttagaaaTATAACTGGTCTCCCacctacaaagatcagttctcttggagaaaatggctgcttgggaagggggacacaggtccccaaacccacccacccctttccttgAAGAGGAAGGCCATCCCCTCCTTAGTGGGTCCCAGATCTCCCTGAGAGGCCCAAAGTGGCCCTCCAGATCCACGTGTCCTTTGACTGTTTTTATATGATTCCCTCTCAGGCTCTGCCGCCCCCTTTCTATGGCGCATGACTTTTGCAAGGCTCACTCTGCGGTCCTGCGTATGTTCTTCTGGGGGCTTCTTGGTGCAGGTGAGATGCTCCACCTAGAATTGTTCTGAAACGTGCTCGGGAACAGCAGTGCTCCCAAGATGGGGGAGAGGGACACAATTTTGGCTCATTCTTGACCCTCTTCATGGCCTTCTCTGAAGACATATGTCTCTATAGGCTTCTGCTGTAGCTACAACTTGCTCTTGTTCCCATGCGCACGATgccggacaagctggccatttgtgaaagAGACAGTACTCTTTAGATTACAATTCCCTCTCTCCTTTCGAATGCAACCGGAATGCGAACTGGATCGACTGGAATAAATgcaagctttcttttctttttcttttttctttttttgcaatattcttcttgggagatttattttaaTGCACTCGTTTCACGCTACTacgactgggcaaaactctgctagaTTAACCAAATCTCTCAGGATCTATAACATTGCTTTTAAGGCTATAAAAGCTTTCTGAGGGTCTTTCTAAAAAAAAGTCCCTCTAATATGCACGTGGGCCAGTCGCTTTTGTGGACTTTTCTTATGCAGGAAGTGGCAGTGGCATTAGAGAATCAGTGGTTCTTAGCCACACCATATAGACGGACAGTGAGGCTCTGAGTTTGTGGAGCTTAGGTGGCTAcagagggagggcttctggaattctggcccttcTTGTGGTCCTCCTGAgtttggggccactgtggggCCCAGAGTGCTGGACGGGATGGACCATTAGCCTAATCTGACGTGTCTTCTCTTACATCGCTATGACTTACTTGCAAGGCTGTGCCACAGAAGTTGGGGCATACAGAATTCAGCCGTAGTGTTAGAGCCTGGGAAGAGCCTGTTTGATGGGCAACTGGGAGCAATTGCAGGCTCTGTTCATGGTCTGGTGTCTCCTCTCTCTAGCTTACCTGACCTTCTTCATCGCAGCCTGTTGGCTGGACTTCCACCGGGCCCTGGCTTTGGTCATTCTGACAAGCCTGGCGGTCCTCCTCGTGACCTATAACCTGGTGCAGAAACTTTGGGGGGCGCAGATCGTCCAGGCGCTGAGCCCCGTTGGGAGATGCTTCCAGAACATCTGGCCCAGGTTGAAATGGTAAGTCAGAACCCAGCTACTGGGATCTTTGGTTAACAGAGCAGAGGTCTGCCCAGTCGCAGAAGTGTGATACTGTGTGTGttaaaataaatctcccaagaaggatATTGCGGAAAAAAAGGTAAACACATTGATTCAGGTAGATCCGGTTcgcattcaggttgcagtcgaaAAGGGCGAGAGAAACTGAATCTAAAGAAAACGTTCCCTGTCACAAATGGCCGGCTTTGCGGGTATGCGACTGAGGACATTGTCTCTAcaagagagacctgcagagatatatgtctccaaggaaggccatgtagagagagggaggacaaagagagagaggggtcagagggcagctctcaGGTGAAGGCAAAGAGAAGCATCCCATTAAGGGAGACATGCTTAGAGTGATGCAGTGCCCCCCAAtggccaggcatgctgagtcactcactccGACCACAGTTTGCCCCGCAGGACTGCCACTGCACCCTTTTTGCACATAGCCAGCAATGCTCCAGTCTTTGGCATCATTCAGACTACACCAATTGCAGAAGAAAGTTATCCTGCCAACACCGGATGCAGTTTTGCTGCTGCCTGAAGGTTAAAGATGGGCCTGAAAGTATTGCAAGCCTCAGTTTGCAGGCCGCGAGTTTTGCTTCTAGGTCCTTCCAGAAGGAATTCCTCTTTGCAAAACCTTTCAAAGCCATTTCCGTGACGGTGGCGTTCCGGACGCAAAGCTGTAGGAAACCGTCTGGGCTAACAGAGGCCTGAGCATcttgtagggaggccagcctccaggtgggacctggggattcccccagaattacaactcacctcTGGAGAGCAGAGATcagaccccctggagaaaagtgatactttggaaggtggattcaatggcattgcacccctctgaggtccctggccttccctggcttcacacacacacacacacacacacacacacacacacacacagagtctccaggagttccccaacttgGACCTAGCAACCTGAGCATCTTGCCGCAATCACCCTTTGGCTCTAGGAGTTCTCTTGATGATGACAACTCCATAGCCACGTACATCCCAGTCTCCCAATatgctttctctctttccataGGGTGCTTTACCTGCTCATTTTAGCCGGCCTCATCTCGTTCCTGGTTTTAGACGTGTCTCGAAGGAAAGAGCAGCTGGTGTCGCTGGCGGGCTTCTgcgtgctggtgctgctgctcttcctcttttccaaacACCACGCCGctgtaagtagaagaagaagagctggtctttataccccacttttcaatacccacaggagtctcaaagcggcttacagtcgccttccctttcctctccccacaacagacaccttgtgagggaggggagctgagagagccctgat
This window of the Paroedura picta isolate Pp20150507F chromosome 18, Ppicta_v3.0, whole genome shotgun sequence genome carries:
- the SHF gene encoding SH2 domain-containing adapter protein F isoform X2 — translated: MGGRRESRAAGRRAAMARWLRDRLLLRGGKPPPPQPDYAPPPEQPDLVAAYRLQRERDFEDPYAAPGAPSSPGRRSSSRRLVRPGQRPQDQTVALEDYADPFDTETAGEPDKVKNEGYMEPYEAQKILAVQKRDPDDSSVAAQPLHLYDTPYEVCEREAQAESEHLPGIPFRYSWLPEDDERPPEEYDQPWEWKKDRISRVFAVEIEGIKELPWPPPVGQLDSMMNHLDEEGPPDLQSVGTRCPPAESPPSLRNTSTDYPDSVAGPTPLDISSKGVVKSQSSSGTEKRNSLCWLSVEPGLTFGERVNPTLPLESQAWYHGTLSRVDAEGLLRLCREASYLVRNSESIHNAFSLSLKSSQGFLHMKLLPTEDKKFILGQHSPPFDNVPEIIHHYASHKLPIQGAEHMTLLYPVVTRSSSCLAAEQ
- the SHF gene encoding SH2 domain-containing adapter protein F isoform X1 — its product is MGGRRESRAAGRRAAMARWLRDRLLLRGGKPPPPQPDYAPPPEQPDLVAAYRLQRERDFEDPYAAPGAPSSPGRRSSSRRLVRPGQRPQDQTVALEDYADPFDTETAGEPDKVKNEGYMEPYEAQKILAEVQKRDPDDSSVAAQPLHLYDTPYEVCEREAQAESEHLPGIPFRYSWLPEDDERPPEEYDQPWEWKKDRISRVFAVEIEGIKELPWPPPVGQLDSMMNHLDEEGPPDLQSVGTRCPPAESPPSLRNTSTDYPDSVAGPTPLDISSKGVVKSQSSSGTEKRNSLCWLSVEPGLTFGERVNPTLPLESQAWYHGTLSRVDAEGLLRLCREASYLVRNSESIHNAFSLSLKSSQGFLHMKLLPTEDKKFILGQHSPPFDNVPEIIHHYASHKLPIQGAEHMTLLYPVVTRSSSCLAAEQ